One Proteiniborus ethanoligenes genomic window carries:
- a CDS encoding FtsW/RodA/SpoVE family cell cycle protein encodes MIKKLFSYKAPQNLLMIINILALLLLVTFNAGIGKNILYSAVLLILTIYLSSFLLYKISNGDSYIFLIVTMLISIGIIMIYRINPAFGFRQTIWFGVGIVVFFLSYFIVKNIRKWDKMLYFYLGASLFLFLATLIFGTTNRGATNWIIIYGFSFQPAEMIKLLFVFSLASYYVYKEKYNNKLIFLAVVYAHIGFLFIQKDLGTALIFFLLFMTVLYVYEEDRRLIIYNMIGAVFVGFISYFIFNHVKVRVETWLNPWAFIDGKGYQITQSLFAIASGGFFGTGIGLGHPEFIPLVHNDFIFSAICEEMGIFIGIAVILLFLLIVYRGLKIAISQQNKFFRIIALGITSMLGYQAFIILGGVIKMIPLTGLTLPFVSYGGSSLVSSFAALGILQVASEELDIEQEEEDEHRSQEDN; translated from the coding sequence TTGATTAAAAAACTTTTTAGCTATAAAGCACCACAGAACCTTTTAATGATAATAAATATATTAGCTTTGTTGCTTTTAGTTACTTTTAATGCTGGGATTGGAAAGAACATTCTATACTCAGCGGTGCTATTAATATTAACTATATATTTATCTAGCTTTCTTCTATATAAGATTTCAAATGGAGATAGCTATATTTTTCTAATAGTTACTATGCTGATTAGTATTGGAATTATTATGATTTACAGAATAAACCCAGCATTTGGCTTTAGACAAACAATTTGGTTTGGAGTAGGAATAGTAGTATTTTTCTTGTCTTATTTCATAGTTAAAAACATAAGAAAATGGGATAAAATGCTTTATTTTTATTTAGGAGCATCATTATTTTTATTTTTAGCTACATTAATTTTTGGCACTACAAATAGAGGTGCTACAAACTGGATAATTATCTATGGCTTTAGCTTTCAACCTGCAGAAATGATTAAATTGTTGTTTGTATTTTCTCTTGCCTCTTATTATGTGTACAAAGAAAAATATAACAATAAGCTTATTTTTTTAGCTGTAGTCTATGCACATATTGGCTTTTTATTTATACAAAAGGATTTAGGAACTGCATTGATTTTTTTCCTTTTATTTATGACTGTGTTGTATGTGTATGAAGAGGATAGAAGATTGATAATATACAATATGATAGGAGCTGTATTTGTAGGTTTTATAAGTTATTTTATCTTTAACCACGTTAAGGTTAGGGTAGAGACATGGTTAAATCCTTGGGCTTTTATTGATGGGAAAGGCTATCAAATAACTCAATCCTTATTTGCTATTGCATCAGGTGGATTTTTTGGTACAGGAATTGGTCTTGGTCATCCTGAATTTATACCATTAGTCCATAATGATTTTATTTTTTCAGCAATATGTGAGGAAATGGGTATATTCATAGGTATTGCAGTAATTCTTTTGTTTCTTCTAATAGTATACAGAGGACTAAAGATAGCTATTTCTCAACAAAATAAATTTTTCAGAATAATAGCATTAGGCATAACCTCCATGCTAGGATATCAAGCTTTTATTATATTAGGGGGAGTTATAAAAATGATTCCACTAACAGGACTAACACTACCTTTTGTCAGCTATGGAGGAAGCTCATTAGTATCTAGCTTTGCTGCTCTAGGGATTTTGCAGGTTGCTTCTGAAGAGCTTGATATAGAACAGGAGGAAGAAGATGAACACAGAAGTCAAGAGGATAATTAG
- a CDS encoding peptidoglycan D,D-transpeptidase FtsI family protein, with amino-acid sequence MNTEVKRIIRLLIVLCTMFISLILYISYFQIFTADKIVGNSYNKRQWINEENILRGNIADRKGVVLVSSEKRDGTQARAYKYSEIYSHIIGYSYKEYGKSGIESVYNKELLGLKDMNPIEELKNILTDGEALGNNLILTVDHDIQSYAYKLLNGKKGAIVLMNPKNGEIYAMVSSPSFNPSNLKEKWEDIVSSEDSPLLNRATMGVYTPGSIFKIIVAAAALERDKISETYNCEGSINIDGYILKDYQGSAHGEINLGEALAQSCNVAFSQIGLELGEDKLRKTSEKFMLNSNIPFDLRTAKSIFPEKISNKPELGASAIGQGKLLVTPLNMVMVASAIANNGDIVKPILVKEIVNNEGKVLKSSKTEILSKATSVEVSQGLKEMMIQTVEKGTGKKARIKNIKVAGKTGTAQNETGKEHAWFVGFAPADEPLVSVVVIIENSGKTGGTEAAPIAGDLMKKAIQVLNKK; translated from the coding sequence ATGAACACAGAAGTCAAGAGGATAATTAGGTTGCTAATAGTTTTATGTACTATGTTTATTAGCTTAATATTATATATTAGCTATTTTCAAATATTTACTGCTGATAAAATAGTGGGGAATAGCTATAACAAAAGACAATGGATTAATGAAGAGAATATCTTGAGAGGTAATATAGCAGACAGAAAAGGAGTTGTACTAGTAAGTAGCGAGAAAAGGGATGGAACACAGGCTAGAGCCTACAAGTATAGTGAGATATACAGTCATATAATAGGGTATAGCTATAAAGAGTATGGTAAATCTGGAATTGAATCAGTTTATAATAAAGAGCTACTTGGATTAAAAGACATGAACCCTATTGAAGAATTGAAAAACATTTTAACAGATGGTGAAGCCTTAGGAAACAACCTTATATTAACTGTAGATCATGACATTCAAAGCTATGCATACAAATTACTTAATGGGAAAAAAGGTGCAATAGTGCTTATGAATCCTAAGAATGGTGAGATATATGCAATGGTAAGCAGTCCTTCATTCAATCCCTCAAATTTAAAGGAAAAATGGGAGGATATCGTTTCAAGTGAAGATAGTCCCTTATTAAATAGAGCAACTATGGGTGTTTATACTCCAGGCTCTATATTTAAGATAATAGTTGCAGCAGCAGCCTTAGAAAGAGATAAGATATCTGAGACTTATAACTGTGAAGGCTCAATAAATATAGACGGATATATTCTTAAGGATTATCAAGGAAGTGCACATGGAGAAATCAACTTAGGGGAAGCTTTAGCTCAATCTTGTAATGTTGCCTTTAGCCAAATAGGCCTTGAGCTGGGAGAAGATAAGCTTAGAAAAACCTCAGAAAAATTCATGCTTAATAGTAATATACCCTTTGACCTACGAACAGCTAAATCTATTTTTCCTGAAAAGATAAGCAATAAGCCAGAACTTGGAGCTTCTGCAATTGGTCAGGGGAAGCTTTTAGTCACTCCTTTAAATATGGTCATGGTAGCTTCAGCAATAGCTAATAATGGGGATATTGTAAAGCCCATACTAGTAAAAGAAATAGTAAATAATGAAGGTAAAGTATTAAAAAGCAGTAAAACAGAAATCTTATCAAAAGCGACTAGCGTGGAAGTATCTCAAGGACTAAAAGAAATGATGATTCAAACTGTAGAAAAAGGTACAGGAAAAAAAGCAAGAATTAAAAACATAAAGGTAGCTGGGAAAACAGGAACTGCACAAAACGAAACAGGCAAAGAACATGCTTGGTTTGTAGGCTTTGCACCTGCAGATGAACCACTAGTATCAGTAGTAGTTATTATAGAAAACAGCGGCAAAACAGGAGGAACTGAAGCAGCACCAATAGCAGGAGATTTAATGAAAAAAGCAATACAGGTATTAAATAAAAAGTAA
- a CDS encoding zinc dependent phospholipase C family protein, which yields MFFGHHRNEEYYIAKEDIMKAIEIYYGKAFRSILKAVNPFKKTVIKTEAKVHQFINIHALNLLKEYRYDNEFKLYSEQIEEINKGAVWADQDFKSINHFYNPQKKKGLYGHGNALKLTQKYYKIAVQSFRENHIEESMFYLGACVHIIQDLTIPQHVNIRLLDNHRQYENFVKISYDKVKTFRTKDKPITFDEIGEYVRFNTKVALRIHKQFKKIKDDQIRFYKITRCSLPLSQRTTAGCLIMFLKEVEQVDVKV from the coding sequence TTGTTTTTTGGGCATCATAGAAATGAAGAATATTATATTGCAAAGGAAGATATTATGAAAGCTATAGAAATATATTATGGCAAAGCCTTTAGAAGCATATTAAAAGCAGTAAATCCATTTAAAAAAACTGTGATAAAAACAGAAGCAAAGGTTCATCAATTTATCAATATACATGCACTTAATTTACTAAAAGAATACAGATATGATAATGAATTCAAATTGTACTCAGAGCAAATTGAAGAAATAAACAAGGGAGCAGTATGGGCAGATCAGGATTTTAAAAGTATAAACCATTTTTATAATCCTCAAAAGAAAAAAGGACTATATGGCCATGGAAATGCTCTTAAGCTAACTCAAAAATATTATAAAATAGCAGTACAAAGCTTTAGAGAAAACCATATTGAAGAGTCGATGTTTTACTTGGGGGCTTGTGTTCATATAATACAAGACCTTACCATACCTCAACATGTAAACATAAGGCTTTTAGACAATCATAGGCAATATGAAAACTTTGTTAAAATATCCTATGATAAGGTAAAAACATTTAGGACTAAGGATAAGCCTATAACATTTGATGAAATAGGAGAATATGTAAGGTTTAATACTAAAGTAGCTTTAAGAATTCATAAGCAGTTCAAAAAAATAAAAGATGATCAAATTAGATTTTATAAAATAACTCGTTGTTCATTACCTCTTTCTCAGAGAACAACTGCTGGATGCCTGATAATGTTTTTAAAGGAAGTAGAACAGGTTGATGTTAAGGTTTAA
- a CDS encoding cell wall hydrolase, with protein MAYSERELLARIIRCESGGEGDTGMKAVATVVMNRVHVPDGEYRRVCQGDLRKVINQQGQFDCMRSVIGGRTNPQTIWANPPEDIHYQIADWALSGNKLWNIGRSLWYMNPFVPNCPRTFPYNGSGTWNSRIGQHCFYDPTQLYSST; from the coding sequence ATGGCGTATTCAGAAAGAGAGTTATTAGCTAGAATCATAAGATGCGAATCTGGTGGAGAAGGAGACACTGGAATGAAAGCAGTAGCCACAGTAGTAATGAATCGAGTCCATGTACCAGATGGTGAATATAGAAGAGTATGCCAAGGAGACTTAAGAAAAGTAATAAATCAACAAGGTCAATTTGACTGTATGAGAAGTGTTATAGGAGGGCGAACTAATCCACAGACTATCTGGGCTAATCCTCCAGAGGATATTCATTATCAGATAGCAGATTGGGCTTTATCAGGAAATAAGCTTTGGAACATTGGTAGAAGCTTATGGTATATGAATCCATTTGTCCCAAACTGTCCAAGGACATTTCCCTATAATGGCTCAGGGACATGGAACTCAAGAATAGGTCAGCATTGCTTCTATGACCCAACACAACTATATAGTAGCACGTAA
- a CDS encoding FHA domain-containing protein, which produces MFRYLLILLIYLFIIGIIRMIYLDIKSMGGAISDGTSYLKLINRKDTLSFKIGEVYVLEKDVSIGRGTQNSIVLRDPYISKNHAKISLDENEFFLEDLNSVNGTLVNDIKVEDVVKLKDGDRIKFGQVEFLFVKGD; this is translated from the coding sequence ATGTTTAGATATTTACTCATATTGCTAATCTATCTATTCATTATAGGAATAATAAGAATGATATACCTAGATATTAAGAGTATGGGAGGAGCAATTAGCGACGGAACCTCTTATTTAAAGCTTATAAACAGAAAGGATACCTTATCTTTTAAAATTGGAGAAGTATATGTATTAGAAAAAGACGTCTCAATTGGAAGAGGAACTCAAAATAGTATTGTTCTAAGAGATCCCTATATTTCTAAAAATCATGCTAAAATTTCTCTTGATGAAAATGAATTTTTCTTAGAAGATTTAAATAGTGTAAATGGAACCTTAGTTAATGATATAAAGGTAGAAGACGTTGTAAAGCTAAAGGATGGCGATAGAATAAAGTTTGGACAGGTAGAGTTTCTCTTTGTAAAAGGAGACTAA
- a CDS encoding PspC domain-containing protein translates to MDKRLYRSRDNRIISGVCGGFADYFQMDPVIVRLICVLLFFAKAIGVLAYLLCMIIIPEAPLGYRKEEHGGNINSDSTQWYTQNNQKSEKDYERNRRIFGLILIGLGVFVFARKLFVWFDYVNFGGILLVLVGLYIIFKGRGGTGNEEK, encoded by the coding sequence ATGGACAAAAGACTTTATCGTTCAAGAGATAACAGAATAATTAGTGGGGTTTGTGGTGGATTTGCAGATTATTTCCAGATGGATCCTGTTATTGTAAGGCTAATATGTGTATTGCTGTTTTTCGCAAAAGCTATTGGGGTTCTAGCATACCTATTATGCATGATTATTATTCCTGAAGCACCTTTAGGATATAGAAAAGAAGAGCATGGTGGAAATATAAATTCAGATTCAACCCAGTGGTATACACAAAATAATCAAAAGTCAGAAAAGGATTATGAAAGAAATAGAAGAATTTTTGGTCTTATTTTAATTGGATTAGGTGTTTTTGTCTTTGCAAGAAAGCTATTTGTTTGGTTTGACTATGTTAACTTTGGGGGCATTCTCCTAGTCCTTGTGGGATTATATATAATATTCAAGGGAAGAGGAGGAACAGGTAATGAAGAAAAGTAA
- a CDS encoding LiaI-LiaF-like domain-containing protein translates to MKKSNITLGIVIVFIGIFLLLNNLNLIQWSIIDVALDLWPLVLVAVGASIVFNSDRTIKTIIWVLFFLIIIGYGFYLQYKASELNSNLNNNIGVEYTIESNIKSSILNLDLAAVDLNLNPSESFLLDGFVGSPDVKKNVEYFNNGEIAKFTFKENVTKMFWGRSFNNKNSYKGNFYLNDKIFWDINGHIGAVKGNMDLRNLMVNNIDMEFGAGDLKLLLGTNVPNLNVEIEAGATNIDLVVPKDLGVRVKLEGGLKHSNLKELNWKLINGWYVSPNYEAALSKASINIEIGVGNLDIKVE, encoded by the coding sequence ATGAAGAAAAGTAATATTACCTTGGGGATAGTTATAGTATTCATTGGAATATTTTTATTGCTTAACAATTTAAATCTAATTCAATGGTCCATAATTGATGTGGCACTTGATTTATGGCCTTTGGTTTTAGTAGCTGTTGGAGCATCTATAGTTTTTAATAGTGATAGAACTATAAAGACCATAATCTGGGTTTTGTTCTTCCTTATAATCATAGGCTATGGATTTTATCTACAGTATAAAGCCTCTGAGCTAAACTCTAATCTTAACAATAATATAGGTGTTGAATACACAATTGAAAGTAATATTAAATCATCAATCTTAAATCTAGATCTTGCTGCTGTTGACTTAAACCTTAATCCTTCAGAAAGCTTTTTGTTAGATGGATTTGTTGGTAGTCCAGATGTTAAGAAAAATGTTGAGTATTTTAACAATGGAGAAATTGCAAAGTTTACTTTTAAAGAAAATGTTACAAAAATGTTTTGGGGAAGAAGCTTTAACAATAAGAATAGCTACAAGGGTAATTTTTATCTTAATGATAAAATCTTCTGGGATATTAATGGCCATATTGGTGCCGTAAAAGGTAATATGGATTTAAGAAATCTAATGGTCAATAATATTGATATGGAATTTGGTGCTGGTGATTTAAAGCTGCTTTTAGGAACTAATGTCCCAAACTTAAATGTGGAAATTGAAGCAGGGGCAACAAATATTGATTTAGTTGTTCCAAAGGACTTAGGAGTAAGAGTGAAGCTTGAAGGCGGATTGAAGCACAGCAATCTTAAGGAATTAAATTGGAAGCTTATAAATGGCTGGTATGTTTCTCCTAACTATGAAGCTGCTTTATCTAAGGCAAGCATAAATATTGAAATAGGAGTAGGAAATTTAGATATAAAAGTTGAATAA
- the pepF gene encoding oligoendopeptidase F — translation MENKLKQPRERADVELRYKWDLDSLYVSDEAWEEDFKKVKSLFNEVKKYKGQLDHSSETLFEALSLHDEISRLVGNIYTYAKMKQDEDTRNSKYQALTDRATGIMVEAEESISFIVPEILMMDGEKINSYLQEKEELKVYSHSIDNIMRKKKHVLSPREEAILAQTGEIAVSPETVYGMLNNADLKFPSIKDESGNDVEITHGSYIPLMENKDRRVRHDTFKAFYDTFYKFKNTFAATLSGNVKKNIFYSKLRNYNNALEASINENNIPAEVYHNLIKAVSNNLDSLHKYVALRKKALGLDELHMYDLYTPIVKDVDMKIPYEEGKEMVLEGLNSLGEEYVSIVEEGLKSRWIDVYENRGKRSGAYSWGTYDSNPFILLNYQDTLDNVYTLAHELGHSLHSYYSKKNQPFVYGRYSIFLAEVASTTNEALLMDNMLKKVKSKDEELYLLNHFLEQFRGTVYRQTMFAEFELAIHQHVENGQSLTADWLCETYKELNKKYYGPDIIVDDEIAIEWARIPHFYYNFYVYQYATGFSAAIALSQKILSEGESAVNDYIGFLKSGSSDYPINVLKKAGVDMTTPEPIEKALKLFGDLVNKMEELL, via the coding sequence ATGGAAAATAAATTAAAACAGCCAAGAGAAAGAGCAGATGTTGAACTTAGGTATAAATGGGATTTAGATTCACTATATGTAAGTGATGAAGCCTGGGAAGAAGACTTTAAAAAGGTAAAGAGCCTTTTCAACGAGGTTAAGAAATACAAAGGTCAGCTTGACCACAGTAGTGAAACCTTATTTGAAGCACTATCTCTACATGACGAAATCTCTAGACTAGTTGGAAATATATATACATATGCAAAGATGAAGCAGGATGAAGACACTAGAAACAGCAAATACCAGGCTTTAACAGATAGAGCAACTGGAATAATGGTAGAAGCAGAGGAAAGTATTTCCTTTATAGTTCCAGAAATTCTTATGATGGACGGTGAAAAGATAAACAGCTATCTCCAAGAAAAAGAAGAGCTTAAGGTTTATTCTCACAGCATAGACAATATTATGAGAAAGAAAAAACATGTTCTTTCACCAAGAGAAGAAGCAATATTGGCTCAAACAGGAGAAATAGCAGTCTCGCCAGAAACAGTATATGGAATGTTAAACAATGCTGATTTGAAGTTCCCTTCAATTAAGGATGAAAGTGGAAATGATGTTGAAATAACTCATGGAAGTTATATTCCATTAATGGAAAACAAGGATAGAAGGGTAAGACATGATACCTTCAAAGCCTTTTATGATACCTTCTATAAGTTTAAAAACACATTTGCAGCAACCTTAAGTGGTAATGTAAAGAAGAATATTTTCTACTCAAAGCTTAGAAATTATAATAATGCCCTTGAAGCTTCAATAAATGAGAATAACATACCAGCTGAAGTTTATCACAATCTTATTAAAGCCGTAAGTAATAACTTAGATTCATTACATAAATATGTAGCCTTGAGAAAGAAGGCTTTAGGCTTAGACGAGCTTCATATGTATGATTTATATACACCTATAGTAAAGGATGTAGATATGAAGATTCCATATGAAGAAGGAAAAGAAATGGTTCTAGAGGGCTTAAATTCACTTGGAGAAGAATATGTAAGCATAGTAGAAGAAGGATTAAAATCTAGATGGATTGATGTGTATGAGAATAGAGGAAAAAGAAGTGGTGCATATTCATGGGGAACCTATGACTCTAATCCATTTATATTATTGAATTATCAAGATACACTAGATAATGTATATACATTAGCTCACGAATTGGGACATTCGCTTCATAGCTATTATTCAAAGAAAAACCAGCCATTTGTATATGGTAGATATAGTATTTTCCTAGCAGAGGTTGCATCTACAACTAATGAAGCATTACTAATGGACAATATGCTTAAAAAGGTGAAGAGTAAAGATGAAGAACTATATCTTCTTAACCATTTCCTAGAGCAATTTAGAGGAACTGTTTATCGCCAAACAATGTTTGCAGAGTTTGAGCTTGCTATTCATCAGCATGTTGAAAATGGTCAGTCTCTAACTGCAGATTGGCTATGTGAAACGTATAAAGAGCTTAACAAGAAATACTATGGACCAGACATTATAGTAGATGATGAAATAGCTATAGAATGGGCTAGAATCCCACATTTCTATTACAATTTTTATGTATATCAGTATGCAACTGGATTTTCTGCTGCTATTGCTCTATCACAGAAGATACTTTCAGAAGGAGAAAGTGCAGTCAATGATTATATTGGATTTTTGAAAAGTGGAAGCTCAGATTATCCAATAAATGTTTTAAAGAAGGCAGGCGTTGATATGACTACACCTGAACCTATTGAAAAAGCACTAAAGCTTTTTGGAGATCTTGTAAACAAAATGGAAGAATTGTTATAA